One part of the Microbacterium aurugineum genome encodes these proteins:
- a CDS encoding phage holin family protein, translating into MITLLFRGLMYVISAGLGLIVADLALEGFQIEWDKWWGFVICILIFAILQSVLAPWVGKMANRYAPVLMGGIGIFSTLISLIIVVLLPIGGLRITDLTGWLLGSVIVWLITALGSVLLPLIFLRKKVESVKGARR; encoded by the coding sequence GTGATCACACTCCTGTTCCGCGGTCTGATGTACGTGATATCGGCCGGCCTCGGCCTGATCGTCGCCGACCTCGCTCTCGAAGGGTTCCAGATCGAATGGGACAAGTGGTGGGGCTTCGTCATCTGCATCCTGATCTTCGCGATCCTGCAGAGCGTCCTGGCACCGTGGGTCGGCAAGATGGCGAATCGCTACGCGCCCGTGCTCATGGGCGGCATCGGCATCTTCTCGACCCTGATCTCGCTGATCATCGTGGTGCTGCTTCCCATCGGCGGACTCCGCATCACCGATCTCACCGGCTGGCTTCTCGGATCGGTGATCGTGTGGTTGATCACCGCGCTGGGCAGCGTCCTGCTGCCGCTGATCTTCCTGCGCAAGAAGGTCGAGTCCGTCAAGGGCGCACGACGCTGA
- the cysK gene encoding cysteine synthase A: protein MPGIHSDITTAFGNTPLVRLNRVTEGLGATVLAKLEYYNPASSVKDRIGIAMINAAEASGELKPGGTIVESTSGNTGIALAMVGAARGYRVILTMPASMSKERRVLLKAFGAEIVLTDPTKGMSGAIEETKRIVAETPGAIWIRQFENPANPQIHRETTAQEILRDTDGAIDIFVAGVGTGGTVTGTGQALKAAKPGVQVIAVEPKDSPVLSEGHPGPHKIQGIGPNFVPDVLDRDVIDEIITAEFDESLRVARDLAATEGLLVGMSSGAAVSAALKVAARAENAGKTIVVVIPDTGERYLSTALFEDLRED, encoded by the coding sequence ATGCCCGGCATCCACTCCGACATCACGACCGCGTTCGGCAACACGCCGCTCGTTCGTCTGAACCGCGTGACCGAAGGCCTGGGAGCCACCGTGCTCGCCAAGCTCGAATACTACAACCCCGCGTCCAGCGTGAAGGACCGCATCGGCATCGCGATGATCAACGCCGCCGAAGCCTCGGGCGAGCTGAAGCCGGGTGGCACGATCGTCGAGTCGACCAGTGGCAACACGGGCATCGCCCTCGCGATGGTCGGAGCAGCACGCGGATACCGCGTCATCCTCACGATGCCGGCCTCCATGTCGAAGGAGCGCCGGGTCCTGCTCAAGGCGTTCGGCGCCGAGATCGTGCTCACGGACCCCACCAAGGGCATGAGCGGTGCGATCGAGGAGACGAAGCGCATCGTGGCCGAGACGCCGGGCGCTATCTGGATCCGTCAGTTCGAGAACCCGGCCAACCCGCAGATCCACCGCGAGACCACGGCGCAGGAGATCCTCCGCGACACCGACGGCGCGATCGACATCTTCGTCGCCGGGGTCGGAACCGGCGGAACCGTCACCGGCACCGGCCAGGCCCTCAAGGCCGCGAAGCCCGGTGTGCAGGTCATCGCCGTCGAACCCAAGGACTCCCCCGTCCTCAGCGAAGGACACCCCGGCCCGCACAAGATCCAGGGCATCGGTCCGAACTTCGTCCCGGACGTGCTCGACCGCGACGTGATCGACGAGATCATCACCGCCGAATTCGACGAGTCCCTCCGCGTCGCCCGCGACCTCGCCGCCACGGAGGGTCTGCTCGTGGGCATGTCCTCCGGGGCCGCCGTGTCCGCGGCGCTGAAGGTGGCGGCCCGCGCCGAGAACGCGGGCAAGACGATCGTCGTGGTGATCCCGGACACCGGTGAGCGCTACCTCTCCACCGCGCTGTTCGAGGACCTGCGCGAAGACTGA
- a CDS encoding homoserine dehydrogenase, producing MTDYRRLRVALLGAGAVGSQVAALLLRHGDELADRAGAELELAGIAVRDVNAPRDVDLPAELFTTDAESLVLGADIVIELIGGIEPARSTILQAIGAGADVVTANKALLATHGPELFEAADRVGASVYYEAAAAGAIPIIRPLRDSLAGDRVVRIMGIVNGTTNYILDRMDSEGADFADVLADAQRLGYAEADPTADVEGYDAAQKAAILASLAFHTAVPLDAVYREGITSITPSMIEEARAAGFVIKLLAVCERIEANGAESISVRVYPALVPNSHPLASVHGANNAVFVEAEAAGSLMFYGAGAGGVQTASAVLGDVVSAARRHIAGGVGVGESTRANLPVVPIGHVTTRYQITLEVSDAPGVLATVAGILSDGGVSVATVVQTVEGEDEPTARLIIGTHRATEQALSATVDALADSAVVARVVSVLRVEGE from the coding sequence ATGACTGACTACCGACGACTTCGTGTGGCACTGCTGGGTGCGGGAGCGGTCGGCTCCCAGGTCGCGGCGCTCCTGCTGCGACACGGTGACGAGCTGGCCGACCGGGCGGGTGCCGAACTGGAACTCGCCGGCATCGCAGTGCGCGATGTGAACGCGCCCCGCGACGTCGATCTCCCCGCGGAGCTCTTCACCACCGATGCGGAATCGCTGGTCCTCGGCGCGGACATCGTGATCGAACTCATCGGCGGCATCGAGCCGGCCCGCAGCACCATCCTGCAGGCGATCGGCGCCGGTGCGGACGTGGTCACGGCCAACAAGGCGCTGCTGGCGACCCACGGCCCCGAGCTGTTCGAAGCGGCCGACCGCGTCGGTGCCTCCGTGTACTACGAAGCCGCGGCGGCGGGTGCGATCCCGATCATCCGCCCCCTGCGCGACTCGCTGGCGGGCGACCGGGTGGTGCGCATCATGGGCATCGTGAACGGCACCACGAACTACATCCTCGATCGGATGGACAGCGAGGGCGCGGACTTCGCCGATGTGCTCGCCGACGCGCAGCGCCTCGGGTACGCCGAGGCCGACCCGACCGCCGATGTCGAGGGCTATGACGCCGCGCAGAAGGCCGCGATCCTCGCGAGCCTCGCCTTCCACACCGCGGTGCCGCTCGATGCCGTGTACCGCGAGGGGATCACGTCGATCACCCCGTCGATGATCGAGGAGGCGCGCGCAGCGGGCTTCGTGATCAAGCTGCTCGCCGTGTGCGAGCGGATCGAGGCGAACGGTGCCGAGTCGATCTCGGTGCGCGTGTACCCGGCGCTTGTCCCGAACTCCCACCCCCTCGCTTCGGTGCACGGTGCCAACAACGCCGTGTTCGTCGAGGCGGAGGCCGCCGGATCCCTGATGTTCTACGGTGCGGGTGCCGGTGGCGTCCAGACCGCGTCCGCCGTGCTCGGAGACGTGGTCTCGGCGGCCCGTCGCCACATCGCCGGCGGCGTCGGCGTGGGCGAATCGACCCGCGCCAATCTTCCGGTCGTCCCGATCGGACACGTCACCACGCGCTACCAGATCACGCTCGAGGTCTCGGATGCGCCCGGAGTGCTCGCCACGGTCGCGGGCATCCTCAGCGACGGAGGAGTCTCCGTCGCGACCGTCGTGCAGACCGTCGAAGGCGAGGACGAGCCGACCGCACGGTTGATCATCGGAACCCACCGTGCGACCGAGCAGGCACTCAGCGCCACCGTCGACGCCCTTGCCGACAGTGCCGTCGTGGCACGGGTCGTGTCGGTGCTCCGCGTGGAAGGCGAGTGA
- the rho gene encoding transcription termination factor Rho: protein MTYKGVLVENLSETQNDSSAPAAEAAAATTETAPARKRAPRRASTATTAEKAEKAENAEKVESAEKPAKPKTTKAKTTKAAAATTSEPASAEASAESPEAAPKAKTPRRSRAKKADAEAPAADTASSDAPAADAAPAEAAAESAPKSTGRGRRGAQKSTPDADAAAPVKDTAADAAPADAPQNGDSGSDSDSGEEQGGRGRNRNRSRNRGRGQNSSGQDQQAQPAGDDEQSGGSNRNRQRNKRRNGAPTDEFDTEIGEDDVLIPIAGILDVLDNYAFVRTTGYLAGPSDVYVSLGQVKKYNLRKGDAVVGSIKQPREGEQQGRQKYNALVKVDSINGLSIDDAATRVEFGKLTPLYPQERLRLETAPEKLTQRIIDLVAPVGKGQRGLIVAPPKAGKTIVLQQIANAIAQNNPEVHLMVVLVDERPEEVTDMERSVKGEVIASTFDRPAEDHTTVAELAIERAKRLVELGRDVVVLLDSITRLGRAYNLAAPASGRVLTGGVDASALYPPKRFFGAARNIENGGSLTILATALVETGSKMDEVIFEEFKGTGNSELRLSRALADKRIFPAVDVNASSTRREEMLLSADEVKITWKLRRALAGLDQQQALEVVLGKLKETNSNVEFLVQMQKSIPTLPSGAHGHDNNIR from the coding sequence ATGACATATAAGGGAGTACTCGTGGAGAACCTCTCCGAGACCCAGAACGATTCGTCGGCACCGGCCGCGGAAGCTGCTGCAGCGACCACCGAGACGGCGCCGGCGCGCAAGCGCGCACCGCGTCGTGCGAGCACCGCCACGACCGCGGAGAAGGCCGAGAAGGCCGAGAACGCGGAAAAGGTCGAGAGCGCCGAGAAGCCCGCGAAGCCGAAGACGACGAAGGCGAAGACGACGAAGGCGGCTGCCGCCACGACGAGCGAGCCCGCATCTGCGGAGGCGTCCGCCGAGTCGCCCGAGGCGGCGCCGAAGGCGAAGACACCGCGTCGGAGCCGCGCGAAGAAGGCGGACGCCGAGGCTCCCGCCGCGGATACCGCTTCCTCGGATGCTCCGGCTGCAGACGCCGCCCCGGCCGAAGCCGCTGCGGAATCCGCACCGAAGTCGACGGGACGCGGTCGCCGCGGTGCGCAGAAGTCGACGCCCGACGCCGATGCCGCCGCGCCGGTGAAGGACACGGCAGCAGACGCCGCTCCCGCCGACGCGCCTCAGAACGGCGACTCCGGCTCCGACTCCGACAGTGGTGAGGAGCAGGGCGGGCGTGGTCGCAACCGCAACCGCAGCCGCAACCGAGGACGCGGGCAGAACAGCTCCGGGCAGGACCAGCAGGCGCAGCCGGCCGGGGATGACGAGCAGTCCGGCGGCAGCAACCGCAACCGCCAGCGCAACAAGCGCCGCAACGGTGCTCCGACCGATGAGTTCGACACGGAGATCGGCGAGGACGATGTCCTGATCCCGATCGCCGGCATCCTCGACGTCCTCGACAACTACGCGTTCGTCCGCACGACCGGCTACCTCGCCGGACCGAGCGACGTCTACGTTTCGCTCGGACAGGTCAAGAAGTACAACCTGCGCAAGGGTGACGCCGTCGTCGGCTCGATCAAGCAGCCGCGCGAAGGCGAGCAGCAGGGCCGTCAGAAGTACAACGCGCTGGTCAAGGTCGACTCCATCAACGGTCTGTCGATCGACGACGCGGCCACGCGTGTGGAGTTCGGCAAGCTCACTCCGCTCTACCCGCAGGAGCGCCTGCGTCTGGAGACGGCTCCCGAGAAGCTGACCCAGCGCATCATCGACCTGGTCGCCCCGGTCGGCAAGGGACAGCGTGGCCTCATCGTCGCTCCGCCCAAGGCTGGCAAGACGATCGTGCTGCAGCAGATCGCGAACGCGATCGCGCAGAACAACCCTGAAGTCCACCTCATGGTCGTGCTCGTCGACGAGCGCCCCGAAGAGGTCACCGACATGGAGCGCTCGGTCAAGGGCGAGGTCATCGCCTCCACGTTCGACCGCCCCGCCGAAGACCACACCACCGTGGCGGAGCTCGCGATCGAGCGTGCGAAGCGTCTGGTCGAGCTCGGTCGCGACGTCGTCGTGCTGCTCGACTCCATCACGCGCCTCGGCCGTGCCTACAACCTGGCGGCTCCGGCCTCGGGTCGTGTGCTCACCGGTGGTGTCGACGCCTCCGCGCTCTACCCGCCCAAGCGCTTCTTCGGAGCCGCGCGCAACATCGAGAACGGTGGATCCCTCACGATCCTCGCCACCGCCCTGGTCGAGACCGGGTCGAAGATGGACGAGGTCATCTTCGAGGAGTTCAAGGGCACCGGCAACAGCGAGCTGCGCCTGTCGCGTGCGCTCGCGGACAAGCGCATCTTCCCGGCGGTCGACGTGAACGCGTCGAGCACCCGTCGCGAGGAGATGCTGCTGTCGGCCGACGAGGTCAAGATCACGTGGAAGCTGCGTCGCGCCCTCGCCGGCCTCGACCAGCAGCAGGCCCTCGAGGTCGTCCTCGGCAAGCTCAAGGAGACCAACTCGAACGTCGAGTTCCTCGTGCAGATGCAGAAGTCGATCCCCACGCTCCCCTCGGGCGCGCACGGGCACGACAACAACATCCGCTGA
- a CDS encoding L-threonylcarbamoyladenylate synthase, with protein MSTIFDCRDESQLLAGMRHARQAIGRGDLIVMPTDTVYGVAADAFSPAAVQRLLDAKGRGRDQPPPVLIGTKETLAALAESVPEPVERLVEAFWPGGLTIVLPAQPSLVWDLGETQGTVAVRMPEGRVALELLAETGPLAVSSANLTGRAAAISALDAEKMLGDSVAVYLADGLSKDGIASTIVDATSLVRRGGDADAGTVRILRDGAVTREQLHDVLGDLLEPEEQHEGHEHAEEQQDADS; from the coding sequence ATGTCCACCATCTTCGACTGCCGCGACGAATCGCAGCTGCTCGCCGGCATGCGCCATGCGCGCCAGGCGATCGGCCGTGGCGACCTCATCGTGATGCCCACCGATACCGTCTACGGCGTCGCTGCCGACGCCTTCTCACCGGCCGCCGTGCAGCGGCTCCTCGATGCGAAGGGGAGGGGACGCGATCAGCCGCCGCCCGTTCTCATCGGCACGAAGGAGACGCTCGCCGCCCTCGCCGAGTCCGTGCCGGAACCGGTCGAGCGGCTGGTGGAGGCGTTCTGGCCCGGTGGGCTCACGATCGTGCTCCCCGCACAGCCCTCGCTGGTGTGGGACCTCGGCGAGACCCAGGGGACCGTCGCCGTCCGCATGCCGGAAGGCCGCGTGGCGTTGGAGCTCCTGGCCGAGACCGGACCGCTCGCGGTGTCCAGCGCGAACCTCACCGGACGGGCGGCGGCGATCTCGGCGCTCGATGCGGAGAAGATGCTGGGTGACAGTGTCGCCGTGTACCTCGCCGATGGACTGAGCAAGGACGGCATCGCCTCCACGATCGTCGATGCCACCTCCCTCGTGCGCCGGGGTGGGGATGCAGATGCCGGAACGGTGCGCATCCTCCGCGACGGTGCGGTGACGCGTGAACAGCTGCACGACGTGCTGGGTGACCTCCTCGAGCCGGAGGAGCAGCACGAGGGGCACGAGCACGCGGAGGAGCAGCAGGACGCGGATTCGTGA
- the epsC gene encoding serine O-acetyltransferase EpsC has product MGIIGRMREDIAAARLRDPAARSAVEVALLYPGLHAIWAHRVSHALWRRRLRLLARAGSQLSRWMTGIEIHPGAKIGRRFFIDHGMGVVIGETSEIGDDVMLYHGVTLGGRTRTAGKRHPTLEDGVAVGAGAKILGPVTIGAASVIGANAVVTRDAPADSVLVGVPAKPRQRSAGEDTRALLTAPDYAI; this is encoded by the coding sequence ATGGGCATCATCGGGCGAATGCGCGAAGACATCGCGGCAGCCCGTCTCCGTGATCCGGCCGCACGCAGCGCCGTCGAGGTGGCGCTCCTGTACCCGGGACTCCACGCGATCTGGGCGCACCGCGTCTCGCACGCGCTCTGGCGACGGCGACTCCGACTGCTCGCGCGCGCCGGATCGCAGCTGTCACGCTGGATGACCGGGATAGAGATCCACCCGGGCGCGAAGATCGGGCGCCGCTTCTTCATCGACCACGGCATGGGCGTGGTCATCGGCGAGACCAGCGAGATCGGTGACGACGTGATGCTGTATCACGGCGTCACCCTCGGCGGACGCACTCGCACCGCAGGGAAACGCCATCCGACCCTCGAGGACGGCGTGGCCGTGGGCGCCGGCGCGAAGATCCTCGGCCCCGTGACGATCGGGGCCGCCTCCGTGATTGGCGCGAACGCCGTGGTCACGCGCGATGCGCCCGCCGACAGCGTGTTGGTCGGCGTTCCCGCGAAACCACGACAGCGCAGCGCCGGTGAGGACACCCGCGCGCTGCTCACCGCTCCGGACTACGCGATCTGA
- the prfA gene encoding peptide chain release factor 1, whose product MFESVQTLIDEHRRVQEELSDPAVHADAARAKRVNRRYAELSRIVAAYEAWVAATDDLETAREFAREDESIAAEIPAMEEEVQESQERLRRLLIPRDPDDARDVIMEIKAGEGGAESALFAADLLRMYIQYAASKGWKTELLERNESDLGGYKDVQVAIKGSSSDPAQGVWAHLKYEGGVHRVQRVPATESQGRIHTSTTGVLVFPEVDEPEEIHIDQNDLKIDVFRSSGPGGQSVNTTDSAVRITHVPTGIVVSMQNEKSQLQNREAGMRVLRARLLARQQEELDAAASDARRSQIRGMDRSERIRTYNFPENRIADHRTGFKAYNLDQVMDGALDPLIESAITADEEARLAALGAES is encoded by the coding sequence GTGTTCGAGTCCGTCCAGACTCTGATCGACGAGCACCGCCGGGTTCAGGAGGAGCTCTCCGACCCGGCGGTGCACGCCGACGCCGCCCGCGCGAAGCGTGTGAACCGTCGCTATGCCGAGTTGTCGCGCATCGTCGCCGCCTACGAGGCATGGGTCGCGGCGACCGATGATCTGGAGACGGCTCGCGAGTTCGCCCGGGAAGACGAGTCCATCGCGGCGGAGATCCCCGCGATGGAGGAGGAGGTGCAGGAGTCCCAGGAACGTCTGCGTCGTCTGCTCATCCCGCGTGACCCGGACGATGCGCGTGACGTGATCATGGAGATCAAGGCCGGTGAAGGCGGTGCGGAGTCCGCACTGTTCGCAGCCGACCTGCTGCGCATGTACATCCAGTACGCCGCCTCCAAAGGCTGGAAGACGGAGCTCCTGGAGCGCAACGAGTCCGACCTGGGCGGCTACAAGGACGTGCAGGTCGCGATCAAGGGCTCCTCGTCCGACCCCGCGCAGGGCGTCTGGGCGCATCTCAAGTACGAGGGGGGCGTGCATCGCGTGCAGCGTGTGCCGGCCACCGAGTCGCAGGGACGCATCCATACCTCCACGACGGGTGTGCTGGTCTTTCCCGAGGTGGATGAGCCGGAGGAGATCCACATCGATCAGAACGATCTCAAGATCGATGTCTTCCGCTCGTCCGGCCCCGGCGGGCAGTCGGTGAACACGACGGATTCCGCCGTGCGCATCACCCACGTCCCCACGGGCATCGTCGTGTCGATGCAGAACGAGAAGTCGCAGTTGCAGAACCGCGAGGCCGGAATGCGCGTGCTTCGCGCCCGACTGCTCGCGAGGCAGCAGGAGGAGCTCGACGCGGCGGCGTCCGACGCGCGCCGTTCGCAGATCCGCGGGATGGACCGCTCCGAGCGCATCCGCACGTACAACTTCCCGGAGAATCGGATCGCGGACCACCGCACCGGCTTCAAGGCCTACAACCTCGATCAGGTGATGGACGGCGCGCTGGACCCGCTGATCGAGAGCGCGATCACCGCGGATGAGGAAGCGCGGCTCGCCGCACTCGGCGCCGAATCCTGA
- the lysA gene encoding diaminopimelate decarboxylase, translating into MLPPADSLAPEWLVVPDDANDLADGVWPESAVRDDDGALLIAGVSAPSLTRTYGSPLLVLDEDEVRGRARRFRVAFDRAAAAHGTTAQVYYAGKAFLCTTVARWVVDEGLRIDVCTGGELAVALAAGVAPASLGFHGNNKSVAELERAVEVGVGTVIVDSAIEIERLAAITARTGATQRVLVRVISGVHAETHDFLATAHEDQKFGFPLPDAEHAVARIREIPGLVFAGLHCHIGSQIFGVAGFRESASRVLDLHATLLQDGPVPQLNLGGGFGIAYTRVDDPTPIEDLAGEIVAAVAEGCAARGIPMPALSFEPGRAIVGTAGVTIYEVGTTKDVTVESGAVRRYVSVDGGMSDNARPALYGAQFSARLASRVGAGEPRLSRVVGKHCESGDIVVDHEYLPDDLVPGDLLAVPATGAYCVSLASNYNHVPRPPVVAVREGRSTVIVRGETLDDVLARDTGIDGAPAVDRDK; encoded by the coding sequence GTGCTTCCCCCTGCCGATTCGCTCGCTCCGGAATGGCTCGTCGTCCCCGACGACGCGAACGATCTCGCCGACGGCGTCTGGCCCGAGTCCGCCGTGCGCGACGACGACGGCGCGCTGCTCATCGCCGGCGTCAGCGCCCCCTCGCTCACCCGTACCTACGGCTCGCCGCTGCTGGTCCTGGACGAGGATGAGGTGCGGGGTCGTGCTCGACGATTCCGTGTCGCGTTCGATCGTGCAGCGGCCGCGCACGGGACGACGGCGCAGGTCTACTACGCAGGCAAGGCGTTCCTGTGCACGACCGTGGCGCGCTGGGTTGTCGACGAGGGGCTCCGCATCGACGTCTGCACCGGAGGGGAGCTCGCGGTCGCGCTCGCTGCCGGTGTCGCCCCGGCGTCCCTCGGTTTCCACGGCAACAACAAGTCGGTCGCCGAGCTGGAGCGTGCCGTCGAGGTCGGAGTCGGCACGGTCATCGTGGACAGCGCGATCGAGATCGAGCGGCTCGCGGCCATCACCGCCCGCACCGGCGCCACGCAACGGGTCCTGGTGCGTGTGATCAGCGGTGTGCACGCCGAGACCCACGACTTCCTCGCCACGGCCCACGAGGATCAGAAGTTCGGCTTCCCGCTGCCGGACGCCGAGCACGCCGTCGCCCGGATCCGTGAGATTCCCGGGCTGGTGTTCGCGGGCCTGCACTGTCACATCGGCTCACAGATCTTCGGCGTCGCGGGATTCCGCGAGTCGGCGTCGCGCGTGCTCGACCTGCATGCCACCCTGCTCCAGGACGGCCCGGTGCCGCAGCTCAACCTCGGCGGCGGCTTCGGCATCGCCTACACGCGCGTGGACGACCCGACACCGATCGAGGACCTCGCCGGCGAGATCGTTGCCGCGGTGGCGGAGGGGTGTGCCGCGCGCGGAATCCCGATGCCTGCCCTGTCGTTCGAACCCGGCCGCGCGATCGTCGGTACCGCCGGCGTCACCATCTACGAGGTCGGCACCACCAAGGACGTGACGGTGGAGTCGGGTGCCGTGCGCCGCTACGTCAGCGTCGATGGCGGAATGAGCGACAACGCGCGCCCCGCTCTGTACGGCGCGCAGTTCTCCGCACGGCTTGCTTCGCGTGTCGGTGCGGGCGAGCCCCGCCTCAGCCGCGTCGTCGGCAAACACTGCGAATCGGGCGACATCGTGGTCGATCACGAGTATCTGCCCGACGATCTCGTGCCCGGAGACCTCTTGGCGGTACCGGCGACCGGCGCGTACTGCGTCTCGTTGGCCAGCAACTACAACCACGTTCCGCGTCCACCGGTCGTCGCCGTGCGCGAAGGCCGGTCGACGGTCATCGTCCGTGGCGAGACCCTCGACGATGTGCTGGCCCGTGACACGGGCATCGACGGGGCGCCGGCCGTCGATCGAGACAAATGA
- the prmC gene encoding peptide chain release factor N(5)-glutamine methyltransferase codes for MSDTSLAAHVRAAAQRLTDAGVPDPLVDAELLAGHVLGRRRGEVQAGIVRGDGLDDERAAALDALVTRRAAREPLQHITGSAPFRHLELAVGPGVFVPRPETETVVQYAIDALLNSPESAPIGVDLGTGSGAIALAMATEVPHARIFAAELSEDAHEWARRNVAGVENLTLVLSDLREAFPELDGTATVVISNPPYVPDEAIPRDPEVRLFDPALALYGGQDGLDVVRALSSRALRLLHPGGLLVIEHGELQGESIRDILAADGWRATATHRDLTLRDRTTTALRP; via the coding sequence ATGTCCGACACCTCTCTGGCGGCGCACGTCCGTGCCGCAGCCCAGCGCCTGACCGACGCCGGCGTCCCGGATCCTCTGGTCGACGCCGAACTGCTCGCAGGTCATGTCCTCGGCCGTCGACGTGGCGAGGTGCAGGCCGGCATCGTCCGCGGAGACGGCCTCGACGACGAGCGGGCGGCGGCGCTGGATGCTCTGGTGACCCGCCGTGCCGCACGCGAGCCGTTGCAGCACATCACGGGCTCGGCGCCCTTCCGCCACCTCGAACTGGCCGTCGGCCCCGGTGTCTTCGTGCCGCGTCCGGAGACGGAGACCGTCGTGCAGTACGCGATCGATGCGCTGCTGAACTCCCCGGAGTCGGCACCGATCGGCGTCGACCTCGGGACCGGGAGCGGCGCGATCGCGCTGGCGATGGCGACCGAGGTGCCGCATGCGCGGATCTTCGCTGCGGAGCTCTCCGAGGATGCGCACGAGTGGGCACGGCGCAACGTCGCGGGAGTCGAGAATCTGACGCTCGTGCTCTCCGATCTGAGAGAGGCCTTCCCCGAGTTGGACGGCACGGCGACGGTCGTGATCTCGAATCCGCCGTACGTTCCCGATGAGGCGATCCCGCGCGACCCCGAGGTGCGGCTCTTCGATCCCGCGCTGGCGCTCTACGGGGGACAGGACGGCCTCGACGTGGTGCGGGCGCTCAGCTCCCGCGCGCTGCGTCTGCTGCATCCCGGGGGACTTCTGGTCATCGAGCACGGAGAGCTGCAGGGGGAGTCGATCCGCGACATCCTGGCTGCGGACGGATGGCGGGCGACGGCGACGCATCGCGATCTCACCCTGCGCGACCGCACCACCACGGCGCTCAGGCCCTGA
- the thrB gene encoding homoserine kinase: MATALPPVDGVSVEGRTVEVRVPATSANLGPGFDTLGLALSIYDTLQVTALPAGELDIEVTGSGAAEIPRDASNLIVRTIAYVFADAGRPVPGLRIVAENGVPHGRGLGSSGAAVAAGVLAAKGLLAGDVEIGDTDLLRLATEIEGHPDNVAPALFGGLTIAWMGEHGPQHKKLLVHRGVSPLVLVPAYTMSTSQARSLQPPHVSTADAVFNVSRSALLIAALMQSPELLLDATADRLHQDYRAGAMPETQRLVQALRKAGFAAVVSGAGPSVLVLADGPGSRQDAVELADQVTDTPWEALLLAVDVRGGTVGTRAEGST; this comes from the coding sequence GTGGCGACAGCACTGCCCCCGGTCGACGGGGTATCCGTCGAGGGGCGCACCGTCGAGGTGCGGGTCCCCGCGACCAGTGCGAACCTCGGTCCGGGATTCGACACGCTCGGCCTGGCCCTCAGCATCTACGACACGCTCCAGGTCACCGCGCTGCCGGCCGGTGAACTCGACATCGAGGTCACCGGTTCGGGTGCGGCCGAGATTCCGCGCGACGCCTCGAACCTCATCGTCCGGACGATCGCCTATGTCTTCGCGGACGCGGGCCGACCGGTGCCCGGACTGCGCATCGTCGCCGAGAACGGCGTGCCGCACGGCCGCGGTCTCGGATCCTCCGGGGCTGCCGTCGCCGCGGGGGTGCTCGCGGCGAAGGGGCTCCTCGCGGGCGACGTCGAGATCGGCGACACCGATCTGTTGCGCCTGGCCACCGAGATCGAGGGCCACCCCGACAACGTCGCCCCTGCGCTCTTCGGCGGATTGACGATCGCCTGGATGGGAGAGCACGGCCCGCAGCACAAGAAGCTGCTCGTGCACCGCGGTGTCTCGCCGCTCGTCCTCGTCCCGGCCTACACGATGTCCACCTCGCAGGCGCGATCGCTGCAGCCGCCCCATGTGTCCACAGCGGATGCGGTGTTCAACGTCTCCCGCTCGGCGCTGTTGATCGCCGCCCTCATGCAGAGCCCGGAACTGCTCCTCGATGCGACTGCCGATCGGCTTCATCAGGACTACCGGGCCGGGGCCATGCCGGAGACCCAGCGACTCGTGCAGGCGCTGCGCAAGGCGGGCTTCGCGGCGGTCGTCTCCGGTGCCGGGCCGAGCGTTCTCGTCCTCGCGGACGGACCGGGGAGTCGTCAAGACGCGGTGGAGCTGGCCGACCAGGTCACCGACACCCCGTGGGAGGCGCTCCTGCTCGCAGTCGACGTTCGTGGTGGTACAGTGGGGACTCGAGCGGAGGGCTCCACGTAA